One window from the genome of Leptospira broomii serovar Hurstbridge str. 5399 encodes:
- a CDS encoding tetratricopeptide repeat protein → MTVLTFASVCYLTGFIVSGLCAFFLLSPKEKLESTVHLGWAFLYFALMQLAFLMGTSFFYPISFLHRWISIPSSILACTHLIAYFYFLNPQSSHKVGRSLLTGGFLLALGSLILHVLRTVPYPPNYDFSGNVFDVIRVGDERVLAWVLSSYLGAALILGGVRAFQAPRADIKLMAVSLWVPFLLLFGTTLLFHTKEIAVPIDRAMALSFWNPLFLTALFIAWLVHLRASGEAFSVRNPLLLGIVLLLLFVFQGSSWLFLQPGLDSLRETVSERQKAEDLSPKSYTFTVQDASDFSSGVTGGLDPSLFGETKRDLILSFIWENPQLLAQEFPAYSEAGKKWIGNQEYSEKLIGLSKDLEKIRKKIKNLPEKELKGEALAILNPDGRNESLALYLKVLSGVVKNSPAEGESLRELILDQSRELIPDGEPRFRKIPGTEEKYYYSLIQKSPGKTQAKETGIPYKDYLAFETKLLAKPLLAFLLCLFLFGIGIHAFLSFIIFHPLERLYSGLELATEGDLERELRAEAWDEIGSLADQFNRMIQSIRSMPANGVGVSDHHPTVKVGSWKDTLQRIKLARSPKELGQILSELENLPSSDPNRSKLILKAALKAKDYQRAYLAAEAIRALGTNDSEVIFLTSYCLKKLGNRKEAIRLAEKVRTENPRHSQNRLHLAELYFLEGRLAEAQDIAVEIQTDEGVSPTLTKLMNAIEKKGS, encoded by the coding sequence ATGACGGTCCTCACCTTCGCTAGTGTATGCTATCTCACGGGATTTATCGTCTCGGGACTTTGCGCGTTTTTTTTACTATCACCTAAAGAAAAATTGGAATCCACAGTCCATTTGGGTTGGGCGTTTCTATACTTCGCCCTAATGCAACTCGCTTTTTTGATGGGGACTTCCTTCTTTTATCCCATTTCCTTTTTACATCGCTGGATTTCCATTCCAAGTTCGATTTTAGCCTGTACGCATCTTATCGCGTACTTCTACTTCTTAAATCCTCAAAGCTCCCATAAAGTAGGGAGAAGTTTGTTGACCGGAGGCTTTCTCTTAGCTTTGGGTTCTTTAATTTTGCACGTATTGCGAACGGTTCCCTACCCTCCTAATTATGATTTCTCCGGAAACGTTTTTGACGTAATTCGAGTCGGCGATGAAAGAGTTTTAGCATGGGTCTTATCCTCGTATCTGGGAGCAGCACTGATTTTAGGCGGGGTTCGAGCTTTTCAAGCACCGAGAGCTGATATAAAATTAATGGCCGTCTCTTTATGGGTTCCGTTTCTTCTCTTGTTCGGAACCACATTGCTCTTTCATACGAAAGAGATAGCCGTACCGATCGATCGTGCGATGGCCTTATCTTTCTGGAATCCGCTTTTTCTTACCGCCTTATTCATCGCTTGGCTCGTTCATTTAAGAGCGTCCGGAGAAGCGTTCAGCGTTCGAAACCCGTTATTATTAGGAATCGTATTGCTCCTCCTCTTCGTTTTTCAGGGAAGCAGCTGGCTATTTCTACAACCGGGGCTGGATTCGCTTAGAGAAACGGTAAGCGAACGACAAAAAGCCGAAGACCTTTCTCCTAAATCCTACACATTTACGGTGCAGGATGCGAGCGACTTTAGCTCCGGAGTTACAGGGGGATTGGACCCGTCCTTATTCGGGGAAACGAAACGGGATTTGATCCTTTCTTTCATTTGGGAAAATCCGCAACTACTCGCGCAGGAATTTCCGGCTTATTCAGAAGCGGGAAAAAAATGGATCGGGAATCAGGAGTATTCCGAAAAATTAATCGGACTTTCGAAAGATTTGGAGAAGATCCGAAAAAAAATCAAAAACCTTCCCGAAAAAGAACTCAAAGGGGAAGCGCTTGCGATACTGAACCCTGACGGAAGAAACGAATCTCTTGCCCTTTACTTAAAAGTTCTTTCTGGGGTCGTAAAAAATTCCCCGGCAGAAGGCGAATCGTTAAGAGAATTGATACTAGATCAATCGCGGGAACTTATTCCCGACGGAGAGCCTAGATTCCGAAAAATTCCCGGAACGGAGGAAAAATATTATTATTCCTTAATTCAAAAATCTCCCGGAAAAACTCAGGCTAAAGAAACAGGAATCCCGTATAAGGATTACCTCGCGTTCGAAACAAAACTTTTGGCCAAGCCCCTGCTGGCCTTTCTACTCTGTCTTTTTTTATTCGGAATCGGAATCCATGCCTTTCTCTCGTTCATCATATTTCATCCTTTGGAAAGATTATATTCCGGATTGGAACTCGCGACTGAAGGCGATCTAGAACGTGAACTTCGTGCGGAAGCCTGGGACGAGATCGGAAGTCTGGCGGACCAATTCAATCGAATGATTCAATCGATTCGTTCCATGCCCGCGAATGGCGTCGGAGTCTCCGATCATCACCCCACCGTTAAAGTCGGCTCTTGGAAAGATACTTTACAAAGAATTAAACTAGCCCGTTCGCCTAAAGAATTGGGACAGATTCTTTCCGAGCTAGAGAATTTACCATCTTCGGATCCGAACCGATCCAAACTTATTTTGAAAGCCGCTTTGAAAGCAAAGGATTATCAACGGGCTTATTTGGCTGCGGAAGCGATCCGTGCTTTGGGAACGAATGACTCCGAAGTTATTTTTTTAACTTCCTATTGTTTAAAGAAACTCGGAAATCGAAAGGAGGCTATCCGCTTGGCGGAGAAAGTGCGCACGGAGAATCCGAGACATTCTCAAAATCGACTTCATCTTGCCGAATTATATTTCTTAGAAGGACGCTTAGCCGAAGCGCAGGACATAGCCGTGGAAATTCAAACGGACGAAGGAGTTTCTCCCACTCTTACAAAACTGATGAATGCGATAGAAAAAAAAGGGAGCTGA
- the hflX gene encoding GTPase HflX has translation MQRLKKLSERRIRENVIITPEVSRTLTELSHEIGRQVGILIDRTGYVTHVIVGSDSSIDIPWLDRIRMSEARLRGLRLVHTHLKDESLNQEDLTDLALLRLDYITAITVAESGLPKAYYSAYVNPEDEEGEPWTVLPRKNPGQLEEGILEEILDIETRMARYRHNFKGAQKENRAFLVGVYPEHQRGRTPSQSIEELKELCRTAGVHVVDSFIQKKNRLDPATVLGKGKLEEIVLKAIQKQVELLVFDLELTPSQAKKISDYADLKVIDRTQLILDIFARNAKSRDGKLQVELAQLKYLKGRLTELDDNMSRLTGGIGGRGPGETKLEIGKRRVEERISRLEQELKSLKKRREIARRRRKKNEIPVCGIVGYTNAGKSTLLNMLTNSEVLSEDKLFATLDPTSRRLRFPEEREIIISDTVGFIHDLPPELSNAFKATLEELGDSDLLLHVVDISNPEHHLHMEAVESILEDLGLAEIPRILVYNKIDILPEEARTELIREADIDTVYVSAFKKIGLDLLLRRIEERIYSEAAAKLREQKLLQGFNKQFEEEEREDEPLPIP, from the coding sequence GTGCAACGTCTGAAGAAACTTTCAGAAAGAAGAATCCGGGAAAATGTAATCATCACCCCGGAAGTTTCAAGAACTCTCACCGAACTTTCCCACGAAATCGGCCGTCAGGTCGGGATATTAATCGATAGGACAGGCTATGTTACCCACGTAATCGTCGGCTCCGATAGCTCGATCGATATTCCATGGTTGGATCGAATCCGGATGTCGGAAGCGAGATTGCGAGGCTTACGGCTCGTGCATACTCACCTCAAAGACGAGTCTTTAAACCAGGAAGATTTGACGGACTTAGCATTACTTCGACTAGACTATATTACCGCAATTACCGTGGCCGAAAGCGGCCTCCCTAAAGCGTATTATTCCGCGTACGTCAATCCCGAAGATGAGGAAGGCGAGCCTTGGACGGTACTACCGCGCAAGAATCCCGGCCAATTGGAGGAAGGTATACTCGAAGAGATTCTAGATATAGAAACTCGAATGGCTCGGTATAGGCATAATTTCAAAGGAGCACAAAAAGAAAACCGGGCATTCTTAGTAGGCGTTTATCCGGAACACCAAAGAGGTCGAACTCCGAGTCAATCGATAGAAGAGTTAAAGGAACTCTGTAGAACTGCCGGTGTTCACGTAGTCGATTCCTTCATCCAAAAAAAGAACAGACTCGATCCCGCAACCGTTTTAGGAAAAGGAAAGTTGGAGGAAATCGTTCTCAAAGCGATCCAAAAACAAGTCGAGCTACTCGTGTTCGATTTAGAATTAACTCCTTCCCAAGCTAAGAAAATTTCCGATTATGCGGACTTAAAAGTAATCGATCGAACACAACTCATCTTGGATATTTTTGCTCGGAATGCCAAAAGCCGCGACGGTAAACTTCAAGTGGAATTGGCGCAATTAAAATATCTCAAGGGGCGACTAACGGAACTTGACGACAATATGTCGAGGCTTACCGGAGGAATCGGAGGAAGAGGTCCGGGTGAAACAAAACTGGAAATCGGCAAACGTAGAGTGGAAGAAAGAATTTCCCGGCTAGAGCAGGAATTAAAATCCCTAAAGAAAAGAAGGGAAATTGCGAGACGCAGGCGTAAGAAAAATGAGATCCCGGTTTGTGGAATCGTCGGATATACGAACGCAGGTAAATCCACTCTTTTGAACATGCTCACGAACTCGGAAGTATTGTCCGAAGATAAACTTTTTGCGACCTTGGATCCGACTTCTAGACGACTTAGATTTCCGGAAGAAAGAGAGATCATTATTTCGGATACCGTAGGATTTATTCATGATCTTCCTCCGGAACTGTCCAATGCATTCAAGGCAACGTTGGAAGAGTTGGGAGATTCGGATTTATTACTACATGTCGTGGATATATCGAATCCTGAGCATCATCTACATATGGAAGCGGTGGAATCCATCCTGGAAGATTTGGGACTGGCGGAAATTCCCAGAATCCTAGTCTATAATAAGATCGATATTTTACCTGAAGAAGCCAGGACTGAGCTGATACGAGAAGCCGATATCGATACCGTGTACGTTTCGGCATTTAAGAAAATCGGATTGGATCTTCTCTTGCGTAGAATCGAAGAACGCATCTATTCCGAAGCCGCGGCTAAATTGCGCGAACAAAAGCTACTTCAAGGATTTAATAAACAATTCGAGGAAGAAGAACGAGAGGACGAACCTCTTCCGATTCCTTAA
- a CDS encoding MgtC/SapB family protein — MQEFLNLLDSKQIDAFTVTIRIFLIILFAGLIGWNREQKNHGAGFRTHILIGLGSTILMLLSIFVPTYYTGEMADPTRIAAQVVSGVGFLCAGAIIKSGMNIKGLNTAASIWVVSSIGLLVGAGLYFASLLTTGLTLMILIAFDLVESKYFGKYEYKVLILDLKQKKFHRKGFRDLLAKNNLKLVSESFMQDFLSKSAQIKLTIAVPHGFDVLNIVDDVKGLADVTKISIETA; from the coding sequence ATGCAGGAATTTTTAAACTTACTCGATTCAAAGCAGATCGACGCATTTACCGTCACCATAAGAATTTTCTTGATTATTCTTTTTGCCGGTCTTATCGGTTGGAATCGGGAACAAAAAAATCACGGGGCAGGTTTTAGAACTCACATTTTGATCGGACTCGGATCGACCATTTTGATGCTCTTGTCGATCTTCGTCCCGACATACTATACCGGAGAAATGGCGGATCCGACTAGGATTGCCGCACAGGTCGTTTCGGGAGTAGGCTTTCTATGCGCGGGTGCGATCATTAAGTCCGGAATGAATATCAAGGGATTGAATACGGCGGCTTCTATTTGGGTTGTTTCTTCGATCGGACTTTTAGTAGGGGCGGGTTTATATTTTGCCTCCCTCTTAACGACCGGACTCACGCTGATGATACTTATAGCGTTCGATTTGGTCGAATCCAAATATTTCGGTAAATACGAATATAAAGTTTTGATTTTGGATTTAAAACAAAAGAAGTTTCATAGAAAAGGGTTTCGGGACCTGTTGGCAAAAAATAATCTTAAATTGGTTTCGGAATCTTTTATGCAGGATTTCCTTTCTAAAAGTGCGCAGATCAAGCTCACGATCGCAGTGCCGCATGGTTTTGACGTTTTGAATATCGTAGACGACGTGAAAGGGCTAGCGGACGTAACCAAAATCAGTATCGAAACCGCATAA
- a CDS encoding LIC_10572 family protein yields MANRRKPPRKSSHQKKQDSPHKPGGNRGHQTGNQTKRRPDQGKPSNRQQQTVANKISQTMKELPSAKEPRRSSFLVKLTGFLAISLILFFGYFILMEYLDKTPVYGKHGWDDVAGQPATWEEAVEYCSGRRKRLPDKEELRTFSKRADKKLKSLGYFWSTTPEGDKGNFQIVNLNSGESNSSPTTAKFAAICVK; encoded by the coding sequence ATGGCGAATCGTCGCAAGCCTCCACGTAAATCCTCTCACCAAAAAAAACAGGATTCTCCCCATAAACCAGGCGGAAATAGGGGGCACCAAACCGGCAATCAGACGAAACGCAGACCGGATCAAGGAAAGCCCAGCAACCGCCAGCAACAAACAGTCGCAAATAAAATCAGCCAAACGATGAAAGAATTACCCTCGGCAAAGGAACCCCGCCGCTCGTCTTTCTTAGTGAAGCTGACCGGATTTTTAGCTATTTCGCTTATTCTTTTCTTCGGTTACTTCATACTAATGGAGTATCTGGATAAAACTCCGGTATACGGTAAGCACGGTTGGGATGATGTAGCAGGACAACCGGCCACTTGGGAAGAAGCAGTCGAATACTGTTCCGGAAGAAGAAAGCGGCTCCCGGATAAAGAAGAACTAAGGACATTCTCCAAACGAGCGGACAAAAAACTAAAATCGTTAGGATACTTTTGGTCCACTACTCCGGAGGGAGACAAAGGCAATTTCCAAATCGTGAATCTAAATTCTGGCGAATCGAATTCAAGCCCGACCACCGCAAAATTCGCCGCAATTTGCGTGAAATAA
- a CDS encoding homoserine dehydrogenase, with product METIHIGMIGAGTVGSGVLKILREETHKIEKDFGLSIVLHSVCTRTPGKVLPILKEFPNTILTDDISKVAGNPEIDIILELIGGTTTSEEIVVRSLQAKQTVITANKALLSEKGDSLFKIAEENHSEIGYEAAVGGAIPVIRAIRNCLAGDRFLGLYGILNGTTNFILSKMEKENLNYAEALRLAQEKGFAEADPSFDVEGIDTAHKISILGSLAFGEKIPLQSITTEGITKITRLDIQFASDLGYRIKLLGLVRKLDGKIEARVQPVMIPVQHAFASVMNETNAVYYKTAYAGSGLLVGKGAGALPTASAVMADLVYYASRRKKGLAPERNRFHRATISEANQTEARYYLRFNSVDQPGVLAEIAKVLGTNGVSISSVRQNESDREPAEVVVITHPCVEASILASLGRIDSLDVILEPSIAIRLEDKL from the coding sequence ATGGAAACGATTCATATCGGCATGATCGGTGCCGGAACTGTAGGCTCTGGTGTTTTAAAGATTCTTCGGGAGGAAACTCATAAAATCGAAAAGGATTTCGGATTATCGATCGTACTTCATTCGGTATGTACTCGAACGCCCGGTAAGGTCCTTCCGATTCTTAAGGAATTTCCGAATACGATTCTCACCGACGATATTTCAAAGGTCGCCGGAAATCCTGAAATTGATATTATTCTCGAATTAATCGGAGGGACGACCACGTCGGAAGAGATAGTCGTTCGATCCTTACAAGCCAAACAAACCGTCATTACCGCGAACAAGGCTTTGCTTTCCGAAAAAGGGGATTCATTATTTAAAATTGCGGAAGAAAATCATTCGGAAATAGGTTACGAGGCCGCCGTCGGCGGTGCGATACCGGTCATTAGAGCGATTCGTAATTGTTTGGCCGGGGATAGATTTCTCGGACTATACGGAATCTTAAACGGCACGACTAATTTTATTCTTTCCAAAATGGAAAAGGAGAATTTGAACTACGCGGAAGCATTACGTTTGGCTCAAGAGAAAGGATTTGCCGAAGCGGATCCGTCCTTCGATGTGGAGGGAATCGATACTGCGCATAAAATCAGTATCTTAGGCTCTCTCGCATTCGGGGAGAAAATTCCTTTACAGAGCATAACGACCGAGGGGATAACAAAGATTACACGATTGGATATTCAGTTTGCTTCCGATCTAGGCTATAGAATTAAATTATTGGGTTTGGTTCGTAAGTTGGACGGTAAAATTGAAGCTCGCGTTCAGCCGGTCATGATCCCAGTTCAGCATGCCTTTGCAAGCGTGATGAACGAAACAAATGCAGTATATTATAAAACTGCGTATGCGGGATCGGGACTTTTAGTTGGAAAAGGGGCGGGGGCGCTTCCGACGGCATCGGCAGTGATGGCGGATTTGGTATACTATGCTTCTCGTCGTAAAAAAGGTCTAGCGCCGGAACGAAATCGGTTTCATCGAGCTACAATTTCCGAAGCAAATCAGACGGAAGCTAGATATTATTTACGATTTAATTCAGTTGATCAACCGGGCGTTTTGGCTGAAATTGCTAAAGTTCTCGGGACAAACGGAGTTTCTATATCCTCCGTACGTCAAAACGAATCCGATCGGGAACCCGCTGAAGTTGTGGTCATCACGCATCCTTGCGTCGAAGCTTCGATTTTGGCCTCTCTTGGAAGAATCGATTCGCTGGATGTGATTTTGGAGCCTTCGATTGCCATCCGATTGGAGGACAAATTGTAA
- a CDS encoding STAS domain-containing protein, with product MANLTFNEKLEGNRLILKVAGEIDAKTAPDLKLKLESAVGNGVKTIVCDCTALTYIASAGIGVLNSIQKFLKEKSGEIVFCSLKKEVKDTMELMYFTKKVRIFPNLEEALSIV from the coding sequence ATGGCAAATTTAACTTTTAACGAAAAACTAGAGGGAAATCGACTCATTCTTAAAGTAGCGGGCGAAATCGACGCTAAGACTGCGCCCGACCTCAAGTTGAAATTGGAATCTGCAGTCGGTAACGGAGTTAAAACTATCGTTTGCGACTGTACCGCACTGACTTATATCGCTTCCGCCGGGATCGGCGTGTTGAATTCGATTCAGAAATTTTTAAAAGAAAAATCAGGTGAAATCGTGTTTTGTAGCCTTAAGAAAGAAGTTAAGGATACGATGGAGCTGATGTATTTTACCAAGAAAGTTAGAATATTCCCGAATTTAGAAGAAGCTCTCTCGATCGTATAA
- a CDS encoding ATP-binding protein encodes MNPGKEKVYLFCNDFDELAKVRNEVRSFLGEDCPDLIKGRIVFCLDEAVTNVIEHGFPEDKKSTIELRMRKNKGSWRFSVTDEGIFFDPTKVKSESWKELYESGADGGFGLRSIKKIMAVRYQRLKNPSRNRLTLIHTRERND; translated from the coding sequence ATGAATCCCGGCAAGGAAAAGGTTTATCTATTCTGCAACGACTTTGACGAGTTAGCCAAAGTCAGGAATGAAGTACGTTCTTTCTTGGGGGAAGATTGTCCCGATCTGATAAAGGGACGAATCGTCTTTTGTTTGGACGAAGCAGTTACTAACGTCATCGAGCACGGATTTCCTGAAGACAAAAAATCTACGATCGAACTGAGAATGAGGAAGAACAAGGGAAGCTGGCGGTTTTCGGTCACTGATGAAGGCATTTTCTTTGATCCGACAAAAGTGAAAAGCGAATCTTGGAAAGAACTCTACGAAAGCGGAGCGGACGGAGGGTTCGGCCTACGTTCGATCAAAAAAATTATGGCCGTTAGATATCAACGCCTAAAGAATCCGTCCCGAAACAGGCTTACCCTAATTCATACGAGAGAAAGAAATGATTAA
- a CDS encoding STAS domain-containing protein — protein MARTEFEGLFIETKRTPVKEREVLVVTMNGKVTNSNAFEISRKINFVFDEGVFEIILDLSALEYINSVGVATLLTLIKTVDQHNGKIVIGGLNHFLENVIRLMELPKKVAIYHTLEEAKTAFA, from the coding sequence ATGGCAAGAACGGAATTCGAAGGGTTGTTTATAGAAACAAAACGTACTCCCGTAAAGGAGAGAGAAGTTCTCGTCGTGACGATGAACGGAAAGGTGACAAATTCAAACGCTTTTGAAATTTCGCGTAAGATCAACTTCGTTTTTGACGAGGGAGTTTTCGAAATTATTTTGGATCTCTCCGCTCTAGAATATATCAACAGCGTGGGTGTTGCGACTCTTCTCACGTTAATTAAAACGGTGGATCAGCATAACGGTAAAATCGTTATCGGCGGGCTGAATCACTTTTTAGAAAATGTAATTCGTTTAATGGAATTACCTAAAAAAGTAGCAATCTATCATACGTTGGAAGAAGCTAAAACAGCCTTTGCATAA
- a CDS encoding inositol monophosphatase family protein — MSIRSDLLPLFESISREAGEQILKYFDGKSEYSLKDPMQVLTDADLASHEILFESLHREFSGIPIILEEQENSEPLPTSYIVCDELDGTTLFSRGMSEFSVIMAYVEAGKPVAGCIYFPATGSIVLSERGKGTTVDGRKVFFFGESDLSRSIVSLEINNTLADEDFVWIANVVKNSLASRSLAATGAGFRELLLGKTDLFLNFNGAKVWDFAAGAIAVEEAGGILLSKEGRPLEWDKIRMSGVICKDSGLISSVFRLKP, encoded by the coding sequence ATGTCGATTCGCTCCGATCTACTTCCTCTCTTTGAATCGATTAGCAGGGAAGCAGGAGAACAAATTCTAAAATATTTCGATGGAAAGTCGGAATATAGTTTAAAGGATCCTATGCAGGTGCTGACGGACGCAGACCTCGCTTCCCATGAAATTTTATTTGAATCGTTGCATAGAGAGTTTTCCGGAATTCCGATTATTTTAGAGGAACAGGAAAATTCGGAACCCTTACCGACTTCATATATAGTCTGCGACGAGCTTGACGGAACAACTCTGTTTTCCAGGGGGATGTCTGAGTTTAGCGTGATTATGGCTTATGTTGAAGCAGGAAAGCCGGTCGCAGGATGCATTTATTTTCCCGCAACGGGCTCGATCGTCCTTTCCGAAAGGGGAAAAGGTACGACGGTGGACGGCCGCAAGGTCTTTTTTTTCGGGGAGTCCGATTTATCCCGCAGTATTGTTTCTTTAGAAATTAATAATACTCTTGCCGATGAGGATTTTGTATGGATTGCGAATGTCGTAAAGAATTCCTTGGCGTCCAGATCTCTTGCAGCAACGGGTGCCGGGTTTCGAGAACTACTGCTCGGAAAGACGGATCTTTTTTTAAACTTTAACGGAGCAAAAGTCTGGGACTTTGCGGCTGGAGCAATCGCCGTAGAGGAAGCCGGCGGTATCCTATTGAGTAAGGAAGGCAGGCCTTTAGAATGGGATAAAATTAGAATGTCCGGGGTCATATGCAAGGACAGTGGTTTAATCTCTTCAGTCTTTAGATTAAAACCTTGA
- a CDS encoding HEAT repeat domain-containing protein — translation MSSFLFKMQTRTNSHIFVLLLILGSLVVPGLESDFAQSNSSQPPANSDPSAPGSQEEGHGTDPAQNPDDSSAPTNSEFPQDAKEIKKYNDQFKRGLLSVFQAEANHNITKLSRYGLTNPIPRVRAAAAFALGRLGSKKGVKTLHKMIDRDGEAVRQAAYFGLADIGARASLEYFYAGAKSSDKEIRVSSFRGMGKTADPSAREVLLRKGITSDDKDIVKASILGLGYYQAPEDIRIFIDYLNSPDEELQKAAVEALGRHKTRTSMHILEDAFRDKGNLRAQILDTLTSQKNSYAIFALLRILNNFPDSEVIAKEIGIRLYKLKAFGKFMTVTSEKVPLLKEPFVGSPTLRDLDGGEVGKILQKSPKRYILDINGQRIENFYYKVLVNTKFKDAFTETATGWVFGSYIKIRSISLPKSSKKHKRPSILDDDPAPNPQKQPTPPGEEGGTPTTDGP, via the coding sequence ATGTCCTCTTTTTTATTTAAAATGCAGACCCGCACTAATTCCCATATTTTCGTTCTTCTCCTGATCCTTGGATCGTTGGTTGTTCCAGGACTCGAATCAGACTTTGCCCAGAGTAATTCGAGTCAACCCCCTGCAAATTCCGATCCTTCCGCTCCTGGATCGCAAGAAGAAGGGCATGGCACGGATCCCGCTCAAAATCCTGACGATTCCTCAGCTCCTACAAATTCGGAATTTCCGCAAGATGCGAAAGAAATCAAAAAGTATAACGATCAGTTTAAGCGCGGGCTTCTTTCCGTTTTTCAAGCCGAAGCAAATCATAATATTACAAAGCTGAGTCGGTACGGATTGACCAATCCGATTCCCAGAGTAAGAGCTGCGGCGGCATTTGCATTGGGTCGATTAGGTTCGAAGAAAGGAGTAAAGACTCTGCACAAAATGATCGATCGTGACGGCGAGGCCGTTAGGCAGGCCGCCTATTTCGGCTTAGCCGATATAGGCGCTCGTGCCTCATTGGAATATTTTTACGCGGGCGCAAAATCCAGTGATAAGGAAATTCGAGTTTCGAGTTTTAGAGGAATGGGAAAAACGGCGGATCCGAGTGCAAGAGAAGTACTGCTTCGTAAAGGGATTACTTCCGACGATAAGGATATAGTCAAAGCTTCGATTCTCGGCTTGGGATATTATCAAGCGCCGGAAGACATTCGAATTTTTATAGATTATCTTAACTCTCCTGATGAGGAACTTCAGAAAGCTGCGGTCGAAGCCTTGGGTCGCCACAAAACGCGAACCTCGATGCATATCCTAGAAGACGCGTTTCGAGACAAGGGGAATCTTAGAGCGCAGATTCTGGATACTCTTACCTCTCAAAAAAATTCCTACGCAATTTTTGCTCTTTTACGAATTTTAAATAATTTTCCGGATTCCGAAGTAATCGCTAAGGAAATCGGTATTCGGTTATATAAGTTAAAAGCTTTCGGCAAGTTCATGACCGTTACCTCGGAGAAAGTACCTTTACTCAAAGAGCCTTTTGTGGGTTCTCCGACGCTTAGAGATCTAGACGGTGGGGAAGTAGGAAAAATCCTACAAAAAAGTCCGAAGCGTTATATACTGGATATCAACGGACAACGAATCGAAAATTTCTATTATAAAGTATTAGTAAATACTAAATTCAAAGACGCATTCACCGAGACGGCAACCGGCTGGGTATTCGGATCTTACATTAAAATCAGAAGTATTTCCCTTCCGAAATCTTCCAAAAAACATAAACGTCCTTCGATACTAGACGATGATCCGGCACCGAATCCGCAAAAGCAGCCGACACCGCCCGGAGAAGAAGGTGGAACTCCGACAACGGACGGTCCATGA